A window of the Macaca nemestrina isolate mMacNem1 chromosome X, mMacNem.hap1, whole genome shotgun sequence genome harbors these coding sequences:
- the LOC105470438 gene encoding putative transcription factor SPT20 homolog-like 2 translates to MDRDLEQALNGAENIIEIAQQRPPRRRYSPRAGKSLQEKLYDIYIEECGKEPEDPQELRSNVNLLEKLVRRESLPCLLVNLYPGNQGYSVMLQRKDGSFAETIPLPYDERTLLDYLDAEELPPALADVLDKASVNIFHSGCVIVEVRDYRQSSNMQPSGYQSRHILLHSAMPTLAHEVNTMTRDVQKWSQEDKFPLESQLILETAEPLYLDPSVAVACAANRLLYNKQKMNTDPMKRCLQRYSWPSVRSQQERSDYPPPPEMRVSTSGQKEERKAGQPYELDIAKAGRCVDMWKRRSWDLAVPSEVDVEKLAKGCQPVTAADPQLPVWPAQEVEDPFGFGWEAGSQAWDTKPNIMQSFNDPFFSGEIGPRKKARQKSQKSPWQPFPDDHAAGLRPGSETDAGRAVSQAQESVQSRVKSPGKMPHSSSGPASVSQLSSWKTPEQPKPVWVQSSVLGRREKHPPPRNQLPSSSGKNSSGTSFPPQQAGSSLKRPFPVAAAAAAATATPTPPPAPPPLPPPPPPPPPLPPPPPPPAAVAAAAATPSHSQKPSVRLIQASRPRPAARPPTRFVKIAPAIQVRTGSTGLKAINVEGPVRAAQALGSSFKLVQASGLGGPAPAGISGSGLQSSGGPLPDAKPSAAQASSQAPLQFFLNTPEGLRPLTLLQVPQGSMVLTGPQQQFHQLVSLQQLQQPTAAHHPQPGPQGPALRLSTQGQAFPAQQLLMVNPTGAGSGLQPQPQAAVLGLLGSAQVPQQGIQLPSVLRQQQQLLLLQPQPQPLQPQPQPLQPHPQPQRQPIQLQTQQLRVLQQPVFLATGAVQIVQPHPGGQAASQSVVQTKGGKPTPPAP, encoded by the coding sequence ATGGATCGAGATTTAGAACAGGCTCTGAATGGCGCAGAGAATATCATTGAAATTGCCCAACAGAGACCTCCTAGAAGGAGATACTCACCTAGGGCGGGAAAATCTCTGCAGGAAAAACTTTATGACATTTATATAGAAGAATGTGGAAAAGAGCCTGAGGATCCTCAGGAATTGAGAAGCAATGTAAACTTGTTAGAAAAGCTTGTTAGGAGAGAGTCCTTGCCATGTTTACTGGTCAATCTATACCCAGGCAATCAGGGGTATTCTGTGATGCTCCAGAGAAAAGATGGGTCCTTTGCAGAGACCATTCCGCTGCCTTATGATGAAAGGACATTGCTCGACTACTTGGATGCAGAAGAATTACCCCCTGCTTTGGCTGATGTCCTTGATAAAGCTTCGGTTAACATTTTTCATAGTGGGTGTGTCATAGTAGAAGTTCGTGACTACAGGCAGTCCAGTAATATGCAACCTTCTGGTTACCAAAGCAGGCATATTCTCCTACATTCAGCGATGCCGACTTTAGCCCATGAGGTGAATACAATGACAAGAGATGTCCAGAAATGGAGCCAGGAAGACAAATTTCCACTTGAGAGTCAACTGATCTTAGAGACAGCTGAACCACTGTATCTCGATCCTTCTGTAGCAGTCGCCTGCGCTGCAAACAGGCTGCTGTACAACAAGCAAAAGATGAATACCGACCCGATGAAACGGTGCCTCCAGAGGTATTCGTGGCCCTCTGTAAGGTCACAGCAGGAGCGGTCTGACTATCCACCTCCTCCTGAGATGAGAGTGTCGACTTCTggccaaaaagaagaaagaaaagcaggtcAGCCTTATGAGCTGGACATTGCTAAAGCAGGACGTTGTGTAGACATGTGGAAACGCAGATCCTGGGATTTGGCCGTGCCTTCGGAAGTGGATGTGGAGAAACTTGCTAAAGGGTGTCAGCCCGTCACAGCTGCTGACCCACAGCTGCCAGTCTGGCcagcccaggaggtagaagaCCCTTTCGGATTTGGATGGGAAGCTGGCTCTCAGGCCTGGGACACCAAGCCAAACATCATGCAGTCGTTTAATGATCCGTTTTTCAGTGGTGAAATAGGGCCCCGTAAAAAAGCCAGGCAGAAGAGCCAGAAGTCTCCCTGGCAGCCCTTCCCAGATGACCATGCAGCTGGTCTCAGGCCTGGGTCAGAGACTGATGCTGGGAGGGCAGTGAGTCAGGCCCAGGAATCGGTGCAGAGCAGAGTCAAAAGTCCAGGCAAGATGCCACACAGCTCCAGTGGCCCAGCCAGTGTCAGTCAGCTCTCTTCATGGAAAACACCAGAACAGCCTAAGCCTGTGTGGGTCCAGTCTTCAGTattggggaggagagagaaacatCCACCTCCCCGAAACCAACTTCCCTCAAGCTCAGGAAAGAATTCCTCAGGTACCAGTTTCCCCCCACAACAGGCAGGCAGCTCTCTTAAGCGTCCTTTTCCTgtggcagctgctgctgctgctgctactgctactcctactcctcctcctgctcctcctcctcttcctcctcctcctcctcctcctcctcctcttcctcctcctcctcctcctcctgctgctgtggCAGCAGCGGCAGCAACACCAAGTCATTCTCAGAAGCCCTCTGTGCGTCTCATTCAAGCTAGCAGGCCCCGTCCAGCTGCCCGGCCCCCAACCAGATTCGTAAAAATAGCCCCAGCCATTCAGGTCAGGACAGGCTCCACTGGCCTAAAGGCCATCAACGTGGAGGGCCCAGTCCGGGCAGCCCAGGCTTTGGGTAGCAGTTTCAAGCTTGTGCAGGCCTCTGGCTTGGGTGGCCCGGCTCCTGCAGGAATCAGTGGCAGTGGCCTTCAGTCCTCAGGAGGTCCACTACCAGATGCAAAGCCCAGTGCAGCACAGGCATCTTCTCAAGCACCCCTTCAGTTTTTCCTAAATACTCCTGAAGGTCTCAGGCCCCTGACACTCCTCCAGGTTCCACAGGGATCCATGGTTCTGACCGGCCCACAGCAGCAGTTCCATCAGCTGGTTTCCCTGCAGCAGCTCCAGCAGCCCACAGCTGCTCACCATCCTCAGCCAGGGCCACAGGGTCCCGCACTACGTTTGAGCACTCAAGGGCAGGCCTTCCCTGCTCAGCAGCTTCTTATGGTGAACCCCACTGGAGCAGGTAGTGGtctgcagccccagccccaggcagctgTGTTGGGTCTACTTGGCTCTGCCCAGGTTCCTCAGCAGGGTATCCAGCTCCCCTCTGTCttgaggcagcagcagcagttgctgctgctgcagccacagccacagccgctgcagccacagccacagccgcTGCAGCCACATCCACAGCCACAGCGACAGCCGATCCAGCTCCAGACGCAGCAGTTGAGAGTCCTGCAGCAGCCAGTGTTTTTGGCAACAGGCGCTGTTCAGATAGTGCAGCCACATCCAGGTGGGCAAGCAGCGAGCCAGTCGGTAGTGCAGACGAAGGGAGGCAAGCCAACCCCTCCAGCGCCCTGA